The following proteins are encoded in a genomic region of Takifugu flavidus isolate HTHZ2018 chromosome 3, ASM371156v2, whole genome shotgun sequence:
- the LOC130523311 gene encoding E3 ubiquitin-protein ligase Topors-like isoform X1, which produces MSLTLRNSERRRRKRTDEKLPGGTSARAMAPTQMKLRLRRRGAAAGDAGDAGDAGDAAAGARQPEHEEERTCQSAARSSRRKNSNRASAADASSSPPGSSVSAQAEVMMAEDASPDSKCPICLDRFNNLAYLDRCLHRFCFPCIQEWSHNKAECPLCKQPFASILHSVRAEDDFKEYTLQPAPNNSSVAATVAMVAAMASAARSNHHMRLMLRRHRGGDAGDRRRRRERRGRRRPGSRTGERVAMGEWYLDSSVALPRYASASPILTDSDEADDLDEQRMSDGADSSDGGVIFEGMMRLGGAVVPVSSSNRESRRMMIQLAARRRMQQESGTARHVRERETMAFRRDLYRCGIRVNGVATISNQGQPQQHDITAESFRRNPELLNRLRPWLRRELMVLYGAHGSLVDIIQRIIMARLARHGLEDTPTIEDELRPFLLARTDHFLHELVSFARSPLSLETYDLQAVYEPPTAPLELEAISSSSDSGSIIAISEGEEEQGLLGGDQDRAGCGGSDVIQTRNNLSQSAWDDETPGPSYSAAEPSCSLSSLSFSPTRPEVGQEDEGEREEEEEEECLIVGYKKPIAERTPELVQLSSDSEEEEPEQEKKEEDKLPVSPSTTAPLPTIPPSTSGMCRNEQEEESKQKAAEVCEQTFCSESSRKSLGDPGGRGHGAEGRRGQRGVKEQQRRRSGTLSNPNRCLYPAMMRRRSSSPFQSSAESSPPDSSWEYSCSQVSPLTSLPHLPPVFPGLPRHPPALPHT; this is translated from the exons ATGTCACTGACTCTGCGGAATTCtgagcggaggaggagaaaaagaacgGATGAGAAGCTGCCGGGTGGTACTTCTGCTCGG GCGATGGCGCCGACTCAAATGAAGCTGCGTCTGCGACGTCGTGGTGCTGcggctggagatgctggagatgctggtgaTGCTGGCGATGCTGCGGCTGGAGCCAGGCAGCCAGAgcacgaggaggagaggacatgtCAGAGTGCCGCTCGTAGCAGCAGAAGGAAGAACAGCAACAGGGCTTCGGCCGCTGACGCGTCCTCATCGCCTCCCGGTTCCTCCGTGTCGGCGCAGGCAGAAGTGATGATGGCAGAGGACGCTTCGCCTGACTCCAAGTGTCCGATCTGCTTGGACCGATTCAACAACCTGGCCTACTTGGACCGCTGCCTGCATCGCTTCTGCTTTCCGTGTATTCAGGAATGGTCCCACAACAAGGCGGAGTGTCCGCTCTGCAAACAGCCTTTTGCCTCCATTCTGCACTCTGTTCGCGCTGAAGATGACTTTAAAGAGTACACCCTGCAACCGGCGCCAAACAACAGCAGCGTCGCCGCTACCGTTGCCATGGTGGCGGCCATGGCTTCTGCAGCGAGGAGCAACCACCATATGAGGTTAATGTTGCGTCGGCACAGGGGGGGGGATGCTGGGgatcggaggaggaggagggagaggagaggaagacgaaGGCctggcagcaggacaggagagagggtGGCCATGGGCGAGTGGTACCTGGATTCTTCTGTCGCTCTTCCTCGTTATGCCTCAGCGTCACCGATCCTCACAGACAGTGACGAGGCCGATGACTTGGATGAGCAGCGGATGAGTGACGGAGCAGACTCGTCAGACGGCGGTGTGATATTTGAGGGCATGATGAGACTGGGGGGTGCGGTGGTTCCTGTGTCCTCCAGTAACCGGGAATCCCGGCGGATGATGATCCAGTTGGCAGCAAGGCGGCGAATGCAGCAGGAAAGTGGGACTGCTCGGCACgtaagggagagagagaccatgGCCTTCCGCCGGGATCTTTACCGCTGTGGCATCCGGGTTAATGGCGTAGCCACGATCAGTAACCAGGGGCAACCGCAGCAGCATGACATCACTGCAGAAAGCTTCCGCCGGAACCCCGAGCTCCTCAACAGGCTTCGGCCGTGGCTGAGGCGGGAGCTCATGGTCCTGTACGGTGCACACGGCTCGCTAGTTGATATCATCCAACGCATCATCATGGCGCGGCTCGCTCGCCACGGTTTGGAAGACACACCCACAATAGAAGATGAACTGCGACCTTTCCTGCTGGCACGCACTGATCATTTTCTCCACGAACTGGTCAGTTTTGCCCGCTCCCCACTCAGTCTGGAAACGTATGACCTGCAGGCGGTTTATGAGCCGCCCACTGCCCCCCTGGAACTGGAGGCCATCAGTAGTTCCTCCGACAGTGGATCCATTATTGCCATCTCAGAGGGCGAGGAAGAGCAGGGGCTGTTGGGGGGAGATCAAGACAGGGCAGGATGTGGTGGCAGTGACGTCATCCAAACCCGAAACaacctcagccaatcagcatggGATGATGAGACTCCAGGCCCCTCCTACTCTGCTGCAGAGCCCTCTTGCTCGCTCTCCTCGCTGTCGTTCAGCCCCACCCGGCCTGAGGTGGGCCAGGAAGATGAaggtgagagggaggaggaggaggaggaggagtgtctGATTGTTGGCTACAAGAAGCCAATTGCAGAGCGGACGCCAGAGCTGGTGCAGCTCTCCTctgacagtgaggaggaggagccggagcaggagaaaaaggaggaagacaagCTTCCGGTCTCTCCCAGTACCACTGCTCCCTTGCCCACAATCCCCCCCTCCACATCAGGGATGTGCCGAaacgagcaggaggaggagtcgAAGCAAAAGGCTGCGGAGGTGTGTGAGCAGACCTTCTGTTCAGAAAGTAGCAGGAAGTCTTTGGGCGACCCTGGCGGGCGGGGGCACGgagcagagggcaggagaggacagaggggtgtgaaggagcagcagaggagacggaGCGGCACGCTCTCCAACCCAAATCGCTGCCTATATCCTGCCATGATgcgccgccgctcctcctccccatTTCAATCAAGCGCAGAGTCCAGCCCCCCCGACTCCAGCTGGGAGTACAGCTGTTCCCAGGTGTCTCCTCTGACTTCTCTGCCTCATCTCCCTCCCGTGTTTCCTGGTCTTCCTCGCCACCCCCCCGCTCTTCCCCACACCTAA
- the LOC130523311 gene encoding uncharacterized protein LOC130523311 isoform X2: MSLTLRNSERRRRKRTDEKLPGGTSARAMAPTQMKLRLRRRGAAAGDAGDAGDAGDAAAGARQPEHEEERTCQSAARSSRRKNSNRASAADASSSPPGSSVSAQAEVMMAEDASPDSKCPICLDRFNNLAYLDRCLHRFCFPCIQEWSHNKAECPLCKQPFASILHSVRAEDDFKEYTLQPAPNNSSVAATVAMVAAMASAARSNHHMSRRSREDRSPSVEIIYEGSVGSNATHKRRRKEDHRTPRGRSPVIITIHSDGSQDGADGGSLLSSQQTLDVSHLLPLPMGLPDGVHQTANAEGGELPVDMLNQEFHGSDQEPPGQTQGSSDHDVDVETVEGNDFLSGSEEAKRSEVVDVDSSSQPAGQSHAEVSDSHLLASILGELQVVAQPKCSFSSSCEGHPSSVTPACDQGPELSQATPDLPPLLKQVSPVRSYSRNTPPPLKRSDAPSPRPRHPDAGTPLVCAWVLLSAASVSAGCFQDHSFLSSEWQPEKREMFSAARRAPADLLWDSSASTVGFPPAACGDAPARSHRNVDLSAPCGAAGSSGVNHSHIVSDDLVPPLECGPDAHPSPAEVNAPAQASSLLIMAANLRCVSSDIGCRSSQNPSSSASGDLRDASSLGHEEPPPAGFQQTTGLKRSAAPLVHHTALSSAASSSASTDARPDLLADPQDSPPAVQFH, encoded by the exons ATGTCACTGACTCTGCGGAATTCtgagcggaggaggagaaaaagaacgGATGAGAAGCTGCCGGGTGGTACTTCTGCTCGG GCGATGGCGCCGACTCAAATGAAGCTGCGTCTGCGACGTCGTGGTGCTGcggctggagatgctggagatgctggtgaTGCTGGCGATGCTGCGGCTGGAGCCAGGCAGCCAGAgcacgaggaggagaggacatgtCAGAGTGCCGCTCGTAGCAGCAGAAGGAAGAACAGCAACAGGGCTTCGGCCGCTGACGCGTCCTCATCGCCTCCCGGTTCCTCCGTGTCGGCGCAGGCAGAAGTGATGATGGCAGAGGACGCTTCGCCTGACTCCAAGTGTCCGATCTGCTTGGACCGATTCAACAACCTGGCCTACTTGGACCGCTGCCTGCATCGCTTCTGCTTTCCGTGTATTCAGGAATGGTCCCACAACAAGGCGGAGTGTCCGCTCTGCAAACAGCCTTTTGCCTCCATTCTGCACTCTGTTCGCGCTGAAGATGACTTTAAAGAGTACACCCTGCAACCGGCGCCAAACAACAGCAGCGTCGCCGCTACCGTTGCCATGGTGGCGGCCATGGCTTCTGCAGCGAGGAGCAACCACCATATGAG CAGGAGGTCCAGAGAAGACCGCAGTCCCAGCGTGGAGATTATTTATGAGGGTTCTGTTGGCTCCAATGCTACCCACAAACGACGCAGGAAAGAGGACCATAGGACACCGCGCGGCAG GTCTcctgtcatcatcaccatccacaGCGATGGCAGCCAGGATGGGGCCGATGGCGGCAGTCTGCTCAGCAGCCAGCAGACTCTGGATGTGTCTCACCTTCTCCCTCTTCCCATGGGGCTTCCTGATGGCGTCCATCAAACAGCGAATGCAGAAGGTGGAGAACTTCCTGTCGATATGTTGAACCAGGAGTTCCACGGTTCGGATCAGGAGCCCCCTGGTCAAACTCAGGGCAGCAGCGATCACGACGTGGATGTAGAGACGGTGGAGGGGAACGATTTCCTGTCCGGATCGGAGGAAGctaaaaggtcagaggtcgtggACGTGGACAGCAGCTCTCAGCCGGCTGGACAGAGCCACGCCGAGGTCTCCGACAGCCATCTTCTGGCGTCCATCCTCGGTGAGCTCCAGGTCGTCGCGCAGCCTAAATGTAGCTTTTCATCCAGTTGTGAGGGGCATCCCAGTAGCGTCACCCCTGCGTGTGACCAGGGCCCAGAGCTGAGCCAGGCCACGCCAgacctcccccccctcctcaaacAGGTCAGCCCCGTCAGGTCCTACAGCAGGAACACTCCTCCACCCTTGAAGCGGAGCGACGCTCCGAGCCCGCGCCCGCGGCATCCCGATGCCGGGACCCCGTTGGTCTGCGCCTGGGTCCTCCTCTCAGCTGCCTCCGTCAGTGCCGGTTGCTTTCAAGACCACAGCTTCTTGTCTTCAGAGTGGCAGCCTGAGAAGAGGGAGATGTTTTCTGCTGCCCGCCGTGCGCCTGCTGACCTGCTGTGGGACAGTTCTGCGTCTACCGTCGGTTTCCCTCCAGCAGCCTGTGGGGACGCACCAGCTCGCAGCCACAGGAATGTGGACCTATCTGCACCCTGTGGTGCTGCGGGGTCCTCAGGAGTCAACCACAGCCATATAGTATCAGATGACTTGGTTCCTCCCCTTGAATGTGGGCCGGACGCTCACCCCTCACCTGCTGAAGTCAACGCTCCAGCACAAGCTAGCTCTTTGCTAATTATGGCCGCCAACCTTAGATGCGTTTCTTCTGACATTGGCTGTAGAAGCTCTCAGAATCCCTCCAGTTCAGCCTCAGGAGACCTCAGAGACGCATCGTCACTGGGCCACGAGGAGCCGCCTCCTGCTGGTTTCCAGCAGACCACCGGTTTGAAGCGCAGTGCTGCTCCATTGGTCCATCACACAGCCTTATCTTCAGCTGCCTCCAGCTCAGCGAGCACCGACGCCCGCCCAGACCTGCTCGCTGACCCTCAGGACTCTCCGCCTGCCGTCCAATTCCACTGA
- the LOC130523390 gene encoding uncharacterized protein LOC130523390, which translates to MSGMTSGVCVESDLSSVLQRSSVPSHHHSSHHGYSGQGQMSSLAPVLDYTTEMDRYRSSFASFYKTNVNMNVTNFPQSAKLAARLAAATPIFPPAAARLGAMATAPWGCHDNMNMNHPAAMFWGRAKPVTTAPTHHHHHHHPAAASGHGSSHTPSTSMPPVVGGQEGGGEEVGGAVKGQQLRSLETIPPHFLWHRQRHINILWRRRTETFSLRMAARQTVATSCNGGGVMGGGFLGGLGLPPGVIVMTMGSAASGISDASSAFQMTGGQRALTDTQQHANSSPCPSSSSPSSSGAAAGGVVLSSSTSSSSGTVAKRKRKRCGVCGPCRRLINCGVCSSCRNRKTGHQICKFRKCEELKKKPGGGGGVLERPPSVPTGEAFRWFF; encoded by the exons ATGTCAGGCATGACCagtggcgtgtgtgtggagagCGACCTCTCCTCCGTGCTCCAGAGAAGCTCTGTCCCCTCACACCACCACTCCAGTCACCATGGTTACAGCGGCCAGGGACAG ATGTCGAGTCTGGCGCCGGTCCTGGACTACACCACGGAGATGGACCGGTACCGTTCCTCCTTTGCTAGTTTCTACAAGACCAACGTTAACATGAACGTCACAAATTTTCCGCAGTCTGCAAAACTGGCGGCACGTTTAGCAGCTGCCACGCCCATATTTCCACCTGCCGCTGCAAGGCTCGGTGCTATGGCAACGGCACCTTGgggttgtcatgacaacatgaACATGAACCACCCAGCAGCCATGTTCTGGGGTCGAGCAAAACCCGTGACCACTGCCCcgacacaccaccaccatcaccaccaccctgCAGCGGCATCAGGACACGGCTCCTCGCACACCCCCAGCACCAGCATGCCCCCTGTGGTGGGgggtcaggagggggggggggaggaagtgggCGGAGCAGTGAAGGGGCAGCAGCTGAGAAGTCTGGAAACAATCccgcctcacttcctgtggcaCAGGCAACGCCACATCAATATCCTGTGGCGCAGACGAACGGAAACTTTCTCCCTGCGTATGGCGGCGCGGCAGACTGTGGC CACGAGCTGCAATGGTGGAGGTGTGATGGGCGGCGGCTTCCTGGGGGGGCTGGGATTACCGCCTGGCGTGATCGTAATGACAATGGGTTCAGCGGCCAGCGGCATCTCTGACGCCAGCAGCGCCTTCCAGATGACCGGGGGTCAAAGGGCGTTGACAGACACTCAGCAGCACGCCAactcctccccctgcccctcttcctcctcgccaTCATCTTCAGGAGCTGCGGCGGGAGGAGTGGTGTTGTCATCttccacatcttcatcatcgggGACAGTggccaagaggaagaggaaacgcTGTGGCGTGTGCGGACCGTGCAGGCGCCTCATCAACTGTGGCGTGTGCTCGTCCTGCCGCAACAGGAAGACGGGTCACCAGATCTGCAAGTTCAGGAAGtgtgaggagctgaagaagaagcctgggggaggagggggggtgctcGAG CGCCCCCCCTCTGTCCCCACTGGTGAGGCATTCCGATGGTTCttctag